The proteins below come from a single Serinus canaria isolate serCan28SL12 chromosome 6, serCan2020, whole genome shotgun sequence genomic window:
- the OAT gene encoding ornithine aminotransferase, mitochondrial: MLSKLTRFQHLAVLCRGLHSSLSSATSVAPKKTIQRPLSSDLIFEREAKYGAHNYHPLPVALERGKGVYVWDVEGRKYFDFLSAYSAVNQGHCHPKIVDALKSQSEKLTLTSRAFYNDVLGEYEELVTKMFNYNKVLPMNTGVEAGETACKLARKWAYTVKGIPKYKAKIIFAAGNFWGRTMSAISSSTDPSSYDGFGPFMPGFEVIPYNDLPALERALQDPNVAAFMVEPIQGEAGVIVPDKGYLTGVRDLCTKHNVLFIADEIQTGLARTGKMLAVDHENVRPDIILLGKALSGGLYPVSAVLCDDEVMLTIKPGEHGSTYGGNPLACRVAMAALEVIEEENLAKNAEIMGNLLRSELMKTPSNIVTAVRGKGLLNAIVIRETKDYDAWKVCLRLRDNGLLAKPTHGDIIRLAPPLVIKEDEIRESIEIIHKTILSF; the protein is encoded by the exons ATGCTTTCCAAGCTAACCCGCTTCCAGCACCTGGCTGTTCTCTGCCGAGGTCTTCATTCCTCACTGAGCTCTGCTACCTCAGTGGCTCCCAAAAAAACCATTCAGAGGCCTCTCTCCTCAGATTTAATCTTTGAACGTGAGGCCAAATATGGTGCTCACAACTACCACCCACTGCCTGTTGctctggaaagaggaaaag GTGTTTACGTGTGGGATGTTGAAGGTAGGAAGTATTTTGACTTTCTGAGTGCTTACAGTGCAGTCAACCAAGGCCACTGTCACCCAAAGATTGTGGATGCTCTGAAATCCCAGTCTGAAAAACTGACCCTGACATCCAGAGCATTCTACAACGACGTCCTTGGGGAGTATGAGGAGCTGGTCACCAAAATGTTCAATTACAACAAAGTTCTTCCAATGAACACtg GAGTGGAAGCTGGAGAAACTGCCTGTAAACTGGCTCGGAAATGGGCCTACACTGTGAAAGGAATTCCAAAATACAAAGCTAAAATCATTTTTGCAG ctggcaACTTCTGGGGCAGGACAATGTCTGCCATCTCCAGTTCTACTGACCCATCCAGCTATGATGGCTTTGGGCCCTTCATGCCAGGATTTGAAGTGATCCCATACAATGATCTACCAGCTCTTGAG CGGGCCCTTCAAGACCCCAACGTGGCAGCTTTCATGGTGGAGCCAATTCAAGGGGAAGCAGGTGTGATTGTTCCTGACAAAGGCTATCTCACAGGAGTGAGGGACCTCTGCACAAAGCACAAT gTTCTGTTTATTGCTGATGAAATACAGACTGGTTTAGCCAGAACAGGGAAAATGCTGGCTGTTGACCATGAAAATGTGAGACCTGATATAATTCTTCTTGGAAAGGCCCTTTCTGGTGGCTTATACCCT gtctcagcagtgctgtgtgatgaTGAAGTTATGCTGACCATTAAACCTGGTGAACACGGATCCACATATGGAGGAAATCCATTAGCTTGCCGTGTGGCAATGGCAGCACTGGAG GTaattgaagaagaaaatctggcaaaaaatgcagaaataatggGTAATCTGCTAAGAAGTGAGCTCATGAAGACTCCATCTAATATTGTGACTGCTGTAAGAGGAAAAGGACTCTTAAATGCAATCGTAATTCGGGAAACCAAAg ACTACGACGCCTGGAAGGTGTGTCTGCGGCTCCGCGACAACGGGCTCCTGGCCAAGCCCACGCACGGCGACATCATCCGCCTGGCCCCGCCCCTCGTCATCAAGGAGGATGAGATCAGAGAGTCCATCGAAATCATCCACAAAACCATCCTGTCTTTCTGA
- the NKX1-2 gene encoding NK1 transcription factor-related protein 2: TASPPEPEEPGSPRSARRRRAEPGCGKPRRARTAFTYEQLVALENKFRATRYLSVCERLSLALSLSLTETQVKIWFQNRRTKWKKQHPGADGAAPAASPAAAAAASGGSPSPPGPAALPFQTFPSYAASNVLVPPAAPFPLGAGPFAPFLGPAYLGPFYAPHL; this comes from the coding sequence ACCGCCAGCCCGCCCGAGCCGGAGGAGCCGGGCTCGCCGCGGAGCGCCCGGCGGCGGAGGGCAGAGCCGGGCTGCGGGAAGCCGCGGCGGGCGCGCACCGCCTTCACCTACGAGCAGCTGGTGGCCCTGGAGAACAAGTTCCGAGCCACGCGGTACCTGTCGGTCTGCGAGCGCCTCAGCCTGGCGCTGTCCCTCAGCCTCACCGAGACACAGGTGAAGATCTGGTTCCAGAACCGCCGTACCAAGTGGAAAAAGCAGCACCCGGGCGCCGACGGGGCGGCCCCCGCAGCATcccccgcggcggcggcggcggcgagcgGCGGCAGCCCCAGCCCGCCGGGCCCCGCTGCTCTCCCCTTCCAGACTTTCCCTTCCTACGCCGCCTCCAACGTGCTGGTGCCGCCGGCCGCCCCCTTCCCGCTGGGCGCCGGCCCCTTCGCACCCTTCCTGGGCCCCGCGTACCTCGGCCCCTTCTACGCCCCGCACCTCTga